The Pseudomonas parafulva genome includes a window with the following:
- the nicD gene encoding N-formylmaleamate deformylase yields the protein MTTFLNGGHVSANGIRQHYLRYGGKGHALIVVPGITSPAITWGFVAERLGQHFDTYVLDVRGRGLSSSGPDLDYGTDACASDIPAFAAALGLDSYHLIGHSMGARFAIRAAANGAPGLQKLVLVDPPVSGPGRRAYPSKLPWYVDSIRQASLGMSGEDMRTYCATWSDEQLALRAEWLHTCYEPAIVRAFDDFHEVDIHQYLPAVRQPALLMVAGRGGVIEPCDIDEIRELKSDIQVVQVANAGHMIPWDDLDGFFAAFGLFLDRSVA from the coding sequence ATGACTACCTTCCTCAACGGCGGTCATGTAAGCGCCAATGGCATCCGTCAGCATTACCTGCGCTATGGCGGCAAGGGGCATGCGCTGATCGTGGTGCCGGGGATCACCAGCCCGGCGATTACCTGGGGGTTCGTCGCCGAGCGCCTCGGCCAGCACTTCGATACCTACGTACTGGATGTACGCGGGCGCGGTTTGTCATCAAGTGGCCCTGATCTGGACTATGGCACCGATGCCTGTGCCAGCGACATTCCCGCCTTTGCCGCCGCGCTGGGCCTGGACAGTTATCACCTGATCGGCCACTCGATGGGCGCACGGTTTGCGATTCGTGCCGCTGCCAACGGCGCGCCAGGCCTGCAGAAGCTGGTGTTGGTCGACCCACCGGTATCCGGGCCAGGGCGCCGCGCTTACCCAAGCAAGCTGCCCTGGTATGTCGACTCCATTCGCCAGGCCAGCCTGGGTATGAGTGGCGAGGACATGCGCACCTATTGCGCCACCTGGAGCGACGAGCAGCTGGCGCTCAGGGCCGAGTGGCTGCACACCTGCTACGAGCCTGCGATCGTGCGGGCCTTCGACGACTTTCACGAGGTGGACATCCATCAGTATCTGCCCGCCGTACGCCAACCGGCGTTGTTGATGGTGGCTGGGCGCGGCGGGGTGATCGAGCCGTGCGACATCGATGAAATCCGTGAGCTCAAGTCAGACATTCAGGTCGTACAGGTTGCCAACGCTGGCCACATGATCCCGTGGGACGATCTCGATGGTTTCTTTGCCGCATTCGGCCTTTTCCTCGACCGATCCGTTGCCTGA
- a CDS encoding MarR family winged helix-turn-helix transcriptional regulator translates to MPNKTSPSSPLHDTAPYDVTEQVGHLLRKAYQRHTAIFQQQACDPQLTSIQFVTLCALRDHGPSSQAELIKATAVDQATIRGIVERLKARELVQLSPDPGDRRKVIVTLTGSGAALLDAMIPCARQISELSMGSLNAAERVAILYLLRKMIDSDDGAA, encoded by the coding sequence ATGCCGAACAAGACTTCCCCCAGCAGCCCCCTCCACGACACCGCCCCTTACGACGTTACCGAACAGGTGGGCCACTTACTGCGCAAGGCTTACCAGCGGCACACGGCGATCTTCCAACAGCAGGCGTGCGACCCACAGTTGACCTCCATTCAATTCGTCACCCTGTGCGCCCTGCGCGACCATGGCCCCAGCTCTCAGGCCGAGTTGATCAAGGCCACGGCCGTGGACCAGGCGACCATTCGCGGCATCGTCGAGCGCCTGAAAGCCCGTGAACTGGTACAGCTCTCGCCAGACCCGGGAGACCGGCGCAAGGTGATCGTCACGCTCACCGGCAGCGGTGCGGCATTGCTCGATGCGATGATCCCTTGCGCCCGGCAGATCAGTGAACTGAGCATGGGCAGCCTCAATGCCGCTGAGCGCGTGGCCATCTTGTACCTGCTGCGCAAAATGATCGACAGCGACGACGGCGCGGCCTGA
- a CDS encoding 2,5-dihydroxypyridine 5,6-dioxygenase — MPVSNAQLTQMFEHVLKLSRVDDTQSVAVLKSHYSDPRTVNAAMEAAQRLGAKVYAVELPAFNHPTAMGRDMTAYCGDTALTGNLAAQRALEAADLIVDTMMLLHSPEQEQILKTGTRILLAVEPAEVLARMLPNEDDKRRVLAAETLLKQARSMHVRSRAGSDFHAPLGQYPAVTEYGYADEPGRWDHWPSGFLFTWPNEDSAEGTLVLDVGDIILPFKNYCRERITLEIEKGFITGIHGGFEAEYLRDYLKYFNDPEVYGISHIGWGLQPRAQWTAMGLHDRNDGMCMDARAFYGNFLFSTGPNTEVGGKRKTPCHLDIPLRNCDIYLDDQAVVMAGDVVAPQQSLAR; from the coding sequence ATGCCGGTGAGCAATGCACAATTGACCCAGATGTTCGAGCACGTACTGAAGCTGTCCCGAGTGGACGACACCCAGAGCGTTGCCGTCCTCAAGAGCCATTACTCCGATCCGCGCACGGTCAATGCCGCGATGGAAGCGGCGCAGCGACTAGGGGCGAAGGTCTACGCCGTGGAATTGCCGGCATTCAATCACCCCACCGCCATGGGCCGTGACATGACCGCCTACTGCGGCGATACGGCACTCACCGGCAACCTGGCGGCACAGCGCGCGCTGGAGGCCGCCGACCTGATCGTCGACACGATGATGCTTCTGCACTCCCCCGAGCAGGAGCAGATTCTCAAGACTGGCACCCGCATTCTGCTGGCAGTGGAACCCGCCGAAGTGCTGGCGCGCATGCTGCCCAACGAGGACGACAAGCGCCGGGTACTGGCTGCCGAAACCCTGCTCAAGCAGGCGCGCAGCATGCATGTGCGATCCAGGGCCGGCAGCGACTTCCATGCACCGCTCGGCCAGTACCCGGCAGTCACCGAGTACGGCTACGCCGACGAGCCAGGGCGTTGGGATCACTGGCCCAGCGGGTTCCTGTTCACCTGGCCGAACGAGGACAGCGCCGAGGGCACGCTGGTCCTGGATGTAGGCGACATCATCCTGCCGTTCAAGAACTATTGCCGTGAGCGCATCACGCTCGAGATTGAAAAGGGCTTTATCACCGGCATTCATGGCGGCTTCGAGGCCGAGTACCTGCGCGACTACCTCAAGTACTTCAACGACCCGGAGGTCTACGGCATCTCGCACATCGGCTGGGGCTTGCAGCCGCGCGCCCAGTGGACTGCCATGGGCCTGCACGACCGCAACGACGGGATGTGCATGGATGCCCGCGCGTTCTACGGCAACTTCCTGTTCTCCACGGGCCCGAACACCGAAGTGGGCGGCAAGCGCAAGACCCCTTGCCACCTGGACATCCCGCTGCGCAATTGCGATATCTACCTGGACGATCAGGCGGTGGTCATGGCCGGGGACGTGGTCGCGCCCCAGCAATCACTGGCGCGATAA
- a CDS encoding Asp/Glu racemase: MTTLYRIGQIVPSSNTTMETEIPAMLNARQAIRPERFTFHSSRMRMKQVRKEELAAMDAESDRCALELSDAKVDVLGYACLVAIMAMGLGYHRQSEQRLRQATADNDALAPVITSAGALVEALHVMKAKRIAIVAPYMKPLTELVVNYIREEGFEVQDWRALEIPDNLAVARHDPANLPGIVAGMNLEGVDVVVLSACVQMQSLPAVAKVEAQTGKPVVTAAIATTYAMLKALDLEAVVPGAGALLSGAY; encoded by the coding sequence ATGACCACGCTATACCGCATCGGCCAGATCGTGCCGAGTTCCAACACCACCATGGAAACCGAGATACCGGCGATGCTCAACGCGCGCCAAGCCATCCGCCCGGAGCGCTTTACCTTTCATTCCAGCCGCATGCGCATGAAGCAGGTGAGAAAGGAAGAGCTGGCGGCCATGGATGCCGAGTCCGACCGCTGTGCGCTGGAGCTGTCCGATGCCAAGGTCGATGTACTGGGCTACGCCTGCCTGGTGGCAATCATGGCCATGGGCCTTGGCTATCACCGGCAATCCGAACAGCGCCTCAGGCAGGCGACTGCCGACAACGACGCACTGGCGCCGGTCATCACCAGTGCCGGAGCGCTAGTCGAAGCCTTGCATGTGATGAAGGCCAAGCGCATCGCCATCGTCGCCCCGTACATGAAGCCGCTGACCGAGCTCGTGGTGAACTACATCCGCGAAGAAGGCTTTGAGGTGCAGGACTGGCGCGCCCTGGAGATTCCCGACAACCTGGCCGTAGCCCGTCACGACCCCGCCAACCTGCCAGGCATCGTAGCCGGCATGAACCTTGAAGGGGTGGATGTGGTGGTCTTGTCGGCCTGCGTGCAGATGCAGTCGTTGCCGGCCGTGGCCAAGGTCGAGGCACAGACCGGCAAGCCTGTGGTCACCGCTGCCATCGCCACCACCTACGCCATGCTCAAGGCGCTGGACCTGGAAGCGGTGGTGCCAGGTGCCGGTGCCTTGCTGTCGGGCGCTTATTGA
- a CDS encoding MFS transporter, producing the protein MPIANATTAHSDIDQGTKALYSKITWRLIPFLCFCYLAAYLDRINVGFAKLQMLEDLQFSTAAYGLGAGLFFVGYIIFEVPSNLILQRVGAKLWIARIMITWGLLSACTMFVSTTTQFYILRFLLGAAEAGFLPGVLFYLTMWYPTYRRGRIIALFMIGLPLSSVIGGPISGWIMGHFDQVHGLHGWQWLFLLEAIPSVLLGILTFWALPNHFQQAKWLSSEDKAQLAADLAADDAEGKDSKHSFRDGFFNLKVWMLGGIDFSILLSAYAMGFWMPTFIRDAGVSDTFHIGLLTAIPSLAALAGMLMIGASSDRHRERRWHIIVPFIVGAIAMASSTLFSQNLVMTVFLFAVASAAIIGAVPVFFSLPATFLKGTAAATGFALACSVANIAGLVSNSLMGLVTDWTGTSHAALWVFAGCLLLSCFLVIALPAKLVNR; encoded by the coding sequence ATGCCAATTGCGAATGCAACCACGGCCCACAGCGACATCGATCAGGGCACCAAAGCGCTGTACAGCAAGATCACCTGGAGGCTCATTCCCTTCCTGTGCTTTTGCTACCTTGCCGCCTACCTGGACCGTATCAACGTCGGCTTCGCCAAACTGCAGATGCTCGAGGATCTGCAGTTCAGCACTGCCGCCTATGGCCTGGGTGCCGGGCTGTTCTTCGTCGGCTACATCATTTTCGAGGTCCCCAGCAACCTGATCCTGCAGCGCGTCGGCGCCAAGCTGTGGATCGCCCGCATCATGATCACCTGGGGGCTGTTGTCGGCGTGCACCATGTTCGTCAGCACCACCACCCAGTTCTATATCCTGCGGTTCCTGCTCGGGGCTGCCGAAGCAGGCTTTTTGCCAGGGGTGCTGTTCTACCTGACCATGTGGTACCCCACGTACCGGCGTGGGCGCATCATTGCCCTGTTCATGATCGGGCTGCCGCTGTCGAGCGTGATTGGTGGACCGATCTCGGGCTGGATCATGGGGCATTTCGATCAGGTGCATGGCCTGCATGGCTGGCAGTGGCTGTTTTTGCTGGAGGCCATCCCCAGCGTGCTGCTCGGCATTCTGACCTTCTGGGCCTTGCCCAATCACTTCCAGCAGGCCAAGTGGTTGTCCAGCGAAGACAAGGCTCAGCTGGCAGCAGACCTTGCCGCGGACGATGCAGAGGGCAAGGACAGCAAGCACAGTTTCCGTGACGGGTTCTTCAACCTCAAGGTGTGGATGCTTGGCGGTATCGATTTCTCGATCCTGCTCAGCGCCTACGCAATGGGCTTCTGGATGCCGACCTTCATCCGCGATGCAGGGGTGAGCGACACGTTCCACATCGGCCTGCTCACTGCCATCCCGAGCCTGGCCGCATTGGCCGGCATGCTGATGATCGGCGCGAGCTCCGACCGTCACCGTGAGCGTCGTTGGCACATTATCGTGCCCTTCATCGTCGGCGCCATCGCCATGGCCAGCAGTACATTGTTCAGCCAGAACCTGGTCATGACCGTATTCCTGTTCGCAGTCGCCTCGGCTGCGATCATTGGTGCGGTGCCGGTGTTCTTCAGCCTGCCGGCGACTTTCCTCAAAGGGACCGCGGCCGCCACCGGGTTTGCTCTGGCCTGTTCGGTGGCCAACATCGCCGGGCTGGTCAGCAACTCGCTGATGGGCCTGGTCACCGACTGGACCGGCACTTCCCACGCGGCGCTGTGGGTGTTCGCTGGCTGCCTGCTCCTGAGTTGCTTCCTGGTCATCGCCCTGCCAGCGAAGCTGGTCAACCGCTAG
- a CDS encoding N-carbamoylsarcosine amidohydrolase, with translation MSEAQSARDNYQGVWGQRIGFGRAPALLMIDFMQGYTTPGAALYAPGVVAAVEQAADLLALARDCGILVVHTNIRYQPPHFVDGGVWVRKAPVMKDMVEGNPLAAFCEAVAPQPEELVLSKQYASAFFGTSLAPLLHAQGVDTVVLAGCSTSGCIRASAVDAMQHGFRTIVVRECVGDRHDDPHHANLFDIDSKYGDVVSRQEAMAQLRQSTG, from the coding sequence ATGAGCGAGGCACAAAGTGCTCGGGACAACTATCAGGGTGTATGGGGGCAGCGTATCGGCTTTGGTCGCGCACCGGCGCTTCTGATGATCGACTTCATGCAGGGCTACACCACGCCGGGGGCTGCGCTGTACGCCCCAGGCGTCGTCGCGGCAGTGGAGCAGGCCGCAGACCTGCTGGCGCTAGCCCGCGATTGCGGCATTCTGGTGGTGCATACCAACATCCGCTACCAGCCTCCGCATTTTGTCGATGGCGGTGTCTGGGTGCGCAAGGCGCCGGTGATGAAGGACATGGTCGAGGGCAACCCCTTGGCTGCGTTCTGCGAGGCCGTTGCCCCACAGCCGGAGGAGTTGGTGCTGAGCAAGCAGTACGCCAGCGCTTTCTTCGGCACCAGCCTGGCGCCGCTGCTGCACGCCCAAGGGGTGGATACCGTGGTCTTGGCCGGCTGCTCCACCAGCGGTTGCATCCGCGCCAGCGCGGTCGATGCGATGCAGCATGGCTTTCGAACCATCGTGGTGCGCGAATGTGTGGGTGATCGCCATGATGACCCGCACCACGCCAACCTGTTCGACATCGACAGTAAGTACGGCGATGTGGTTTCCCGCCAGGAAGCGATGGCGCAATTGAGGCAATCGACCGGCTGA
- the nicC gene encoding 6-hydroxynicotinate 3-monooxygenase, with translation MRGSQKIAIVGAGLGGAAAATLLQQAGFDVEVYEQAPAFTRLGAGIHIGPNVMKIFRRMGLEQKLELMGSHPDFWFSRDGQSGDYLSRIPLGEHARREYGAAYITIHRGDLHALQIDAIKPGTVHFGKRLEKIIDAGDQVRLDFADGTHTVADIVIGADGIHSKIREELLGAEAPNYSGWVAHRALIRGVNLAQHADAFEPCVKWWSEDRHMMVYYTTAKRDEYYFVTGVPHEAWDFQGAYVDSSQEEMRAAFEGYHPTVQKLIDATESITKWPLRNRNPLPLWSRGRLVMLGDACHPMKPHMAQGACMAIEDAAMLTRCLQETGLSDHRTAFALYEANRKERASQVQSVSNANTWLYTQEDPAWVYGYDLYGQPLKSGEAA, from the coding sequence ATGCGGGGAAGCCAAAAAATCGCAATCGTCGGCGCGGGTTTAGGTGGGGCGGCAGCGGCAACGTTGCTGCAGCAGGCCGGCTTCGATGTGGAGGTGTACGAACAGGCCCCGGCGTTCACCCGCCTGGGTGCCGGTATCCACATCGGCCCCAACGTCATGAAGATCTTTCGGCGGATGGGGCTGGAACAGAAGCTGGAGCTGATGGGCTCGCACCCGGACTTCTGGTTCAGCCGCGATGGTCAGAGCGGCGATTACCTGTCGCGTATCCCACTGGGTGAGCATGCTCGCCGCGAATACGGGGCGGCCTACATCACCATCCACCGGGGGGACTTGCATGCGCTGCAGATCGACGCCATCAAGCCCGGCACCGTGCACTTCGGCAAGCGCCTGGAAAAGATCATCGACGCGGGTGATCAGGTGCGTCTGGACTTCGCCGATGGCACCCACACGGTCGCGGACATCGTCATCGGAGCCGACGGCATCCACTCCAAGATCCGCGAAGAATTGCTCGGTGCCGAAGCGCCGAACTACAGCGGCTGGGTGGCGCACCGGGCGTTGATTCGTGGGGTCAACTTGGCGCAGCATGCCGACGCATTCGAGCCTTGCGTCAAGTGGTGGTCCGAAGACCGGCACATGATGGTCTACTACACCACGGCCAAGCGCGACGAATACTACTTCGTGACCGGTGTGCCCCACGAAGCGTGGGACTTCCAGGGCGCCTACGTGGACAGCAGCCAGGAAGAAATGCGCGCTGCCTTCGAGGGCTATCACCCCACCGTCCAGAAGCTGATCGATGCTACCGAATCGATCACCAAGTGGCCGCTGCGCAACCGCAACCCGCTGCCGCTCTGGAGCCGTGGGCGTCTGGTGATGCTCGGCGACGCCTGTCACCCGATGAAACCGCACATGGCCCAAGGCGCCTGCATGGCCATCGAGGATGCGGCCATGTTGACCCGCTGCTTGCAGGAGACCGGTTTGTCGGACCACCGCACCGCCTTTGCCCTGTACGAGGCCAACCGTAAAGAGCGAGCCTCGCAGGTGCAGTCGGTGTCCAACGCCAACACTTGGCTCTATACGCAGGAGGATCCGGCCTGGGTATACGGCTATGACCTCTATGGCCAGCCGCTCAAGAGCGGGGAGGCCGCATGA